The DNA window CAAAATTCGTATCTTGATTCatctgtacatatttattttttgtatatacatatgttcgCATATCTCAGATTGATTCAAAatcgattttgtttaatttactcaataaataataataaagtctcGATTATTAACtagactttattaaaatatgacttGAAGTAATCATTTTAGACATCTCAAAGATCTCTTTTACACCAAGAAAAATTTTGCAAGTAAGCTATTACATaacattcattttgattttgataaatttacaaatgttaGTAGTAACAAtgcttatatatacatatacaaaatcaCCGcgaattaatacaaaaaaaaaatatttattttgctcataataattaattaataaatcggtatacttttttgtgatattgtaaaaagttttagaaACTTAAACTAATTAATTCCGGGCCGATTTCTATCTTTAGTTAGATTTGTAACTTTTTGTCAAATACTTTCTCAAACATTTCTGATTTAGCGCTTTCGTTTACTATTACTGTGAGCAGTAGTGTGTGGATCAAGCCTTAGCCATTGAATAAGAATCCCACCTTACTGATTGAGCTGTAATTTGTCACACACTTAGTCCCGGTGAcacaacaatttatattattttaattttattattataaatattgctttataTAATTTCGAACAATGATACGCATTCGTATTaggtatctatttatatttccttCAAAACTTTTTGATTGCAATATACATTGTTGTACATACacttatatttaagattttatttatatagtaaaagtACATAACTTGCTTAATTCGAGTCTGgcactaaatattttaacatatactaGTTAAGGCTCTGCACGCATTCCGATTCCtgtgtaaattattatagagGAAATTATTACTGATACGCAACCTaccaataaacacaaaaaagtcTTTTCAAACAAATGTACCTTGCAATCatgcatcaaataaaaaaatcgatacatTGAATGAACGAATCGATCATGTACCAAAACAAACaccaatatcatatttaatatatatatatacaaatatcttaCCGGTATATCCAACAGGACACGGGTTAGGTGGGTTGCAATATGCTGGGAGGACCGCGTCGGTCTTGATCATCTGGCGGTTTGGAACTAGACCGGATGGACGCAGACGCTGATCACCCTCTCCTGCACCACCGGTTACGTACTGATGGCCCCATaatgaactaaaatataacttataatcaGTTTCTTTcgaacatatttaaaaagataagattatttctttaatgaaattatgaatTTCATATTGTTGCAATATAccctgaccgattttggtcacGGTGGCTGATGACGACTGGTTTTCAATGTCATGTCCGAATACTCTGGACCTCATGATCTGCAGCCGTACAAGCTTAGTTTTTAACAcagtaaaacaattatttatgtctACTACATAAGACAAAGTTATGTTAagaaatgtatatgtaatactGTTATTAATTACCTGTGCTGCAAATACTCTTGGTCGCGCAGGCTGGGGTTGGGGTTGCCGTCGATCAGAGAGTCGTAATCCAGCTGCTCGTTCTCCAGGTCTTTGTTGGCCCTGGACATCAACGCGAGGTGCCTCTCGTTCGACGGAAAGTCGAGGTAAGTTGACGCTGCATCGTTTAGGTCCTTGCCCATACGCTCGACAACTTCACGAAGCAAAGCTTCTGTTAGCATATGCTCCTACAAACACGTCCATTGTTACGAAGTTCTATAATGTTTAACTTTAACcgtcaataatttaatttttgaagaatatttttaatgttctatctctttatttataatatctagatGGTCCGCGGAGCTTCACGCCCTAAACATTACACGTCATATTGTATCGTAAGCTGTCagatatattctataaatgagCTATCTaacgcatattttttttttttcaaatatgccCGTTCAAGAAACAAATTTgtgagttttataaaatataataataacgatattaATTCACTAACCTTTTCCCCAATAGAACCATGGGGGATAAACGCCATCGCCCCGACGATGCTTATGGCCATAACCAGAACTCCTTGGGGGCCCATTGCGTatctaaaagaaaaatatgtgtAATCATTTTCATCGAACTAAACATCATCAAGTTCATAAACcacaatatacaaatacaatgatTAATGTTAATGTCGATGTGAATTTTATCATAACTAATAACTTCGAGAAAATCTTGTAGGGTGAGTTAGGGCAAGTGGGGATCGTAGCGATTGAATTTGCGGCTGATCGGTCACTTTTTATATGTTATCCAGTCAATAGAAACAGATTTATTAGCTTATACGTATTGCCCGTAGAACAAAATCAATCAAACCAACTCGAATCAGACGGGAATTCCATCGGGACAACCTTGCCACATTGTCTACTATATATGACATATGCCACTAATTTTcttgtatttgtatgtatgaaaaaaaatgttaaaaatatgctACATGTAATTCatcataataaagtaattataaaatcatgagcgtaaaaaaatggaatatttaaaattactcattgttattaaaaaaatagtcgattgtttttttttttatatgcttgTCATTTTATGAGCGAAGATGCAAATCAATCAAGCCATACAACTTAACAtgacataacaatattatgagatgtttttatttataaaaaaatcactcgAATCTATTGTATAGCGATCGTAGGCGTTAAGATAATGATCTTATGTAACATTTTGGCGTTCCTTGTCGGCTTCTTTGATGTATGTATCtgcattaatattacaattatataatttatttttataatcataaattgataaatcaattattatatgtcCATCATAAGCGTaccaacaaaatttattaattcattcaactatgagtttaataattaatttactaataaaataattgcgcGTAAAATTAGTAggtctttatttatttggtcCTCATAGCAATATCAATTCTAGTTGGAAGATTCAGTGAAGAAGTCGTCTAACTCCAAAAACTAGCAAATTAGataggaaattattttataattcaagcCTAAATCTGATACTCTAATAAAACAGTCGGTCTGGAAAGAAACTCATAAAAGACAACAACATCCAAACAAGAAACATCCAAACACCCAAACATCCAAACATCCAAACATCCAAACATCCAAACATCCAAACATCCAAACATCCAAACATCATAACATCAAAACATTCAAACATCCAAAAATCCAAACAAAGAAGCAACCCAACAACCTAACAACCAAACAGTCAAACAGTCAAACACTCAAACAGTCCAACAGTCAAACAGTCAAACACTCAAACAGTCAAACAGTTAAACAGTCAAACAGTCAAACAGGCAAACAGTCAAACAGTCAAACAGTCAAACAGTCAAACAGTCAAACAGTCAAACAGTCAAACAGTCAAACAGTCAAACAGTCAAACAGTCAAACAGTCAAACAGTCAAACAGTCAAACAGTCAAACAGTCAAACAGTCAAACAGTCAAACACTCAAACACTCAAACACTCAAACACTCAAACACTCAAACACTCAAACACTCAAACAGTCAAACAGTCAAACAGTCAAACAGGCAAACAGTCAGTCAAACAGTCAAACAGTCAATCAGTCAAACAGTCAATCAGTCAAACAGTCAAACAGTCAAACAGTCAAAAAgtcaaacagacaaacagacaaacagtcAAACAGCCAAACAATCAAACAAACTATCAATCAATCAAGAAAACGAACAACCAAACTGACAACcagtttggaatgtagattctaccgagaagaagcggcaaaaaattgcatttattcTATTCTACTGCTTGAAAATCAACGAATCcttcaaaatttaaatccaTACTTCTTTATCATctactcgtatatataaaatcttttaacgAGTAATACGTCTATTTatcaatactttttaaataatattaacgtaaCTCTATCCtagaactttaatatatttatgctgAAAATATTATGCTGAAAAGCTTTTTgtgattttatcattattatttttacattaaatatatgtggatttttatttgtaataattttgatacGACCGATTGAAACTAAACGGTACctaatatctaataattaatcCAATCGCGACATGATCTTAGAAAATCGCGATCACTTCCGCccaaacttacttttaattgcagttaaaaaaaattatgacagaAGAATATTCAATGGAATTCTTGAAGTTTTATATACCTTTTTTGGAAATCGAAACACGATTGAAGAAAATTTGtgtgatagaaaaaaaaacttttttaaacattacaaaatgtttgattttacttgcttaaaaagttaaaaaaaaaacacaaaaataaaaaaacttataatatgagCTAAAATTGCGCTATTCTAGAGTCCCATATGCCTGTCATTTGGTAGCAACAGGTTGTCAACAACGGACCTCGcctaaataaacatatacaaaacAAGTGAGGTCTCCAAAAAGAAGTATTAGTAGGTACGAAATTTCTAtcgttttcaaaataacttattatgcTGTAAGATTTAttcttacaaattataaaaatctatgcACTCTAGAGACTAAGCAATCTCAAATCTCTCTTAAAACGTAAAACAAGTATCGGTAATGTAATTCTCTTGAATGAGACTCGAGTGCGATAAAAGACCGGTTTGTGCGGTTCAAGCTAAATGATCGCAAAGTATTTCCATTCACTAGCGTTCATTCAAACTTTCTATGACCATAGAGTAGAtggttttatacaaatatttactaattaatttgcTGCCGTTGGATAGATGACTTGTTTTATATTGGTCGTCATAACGATATCGTACATTAgaagattttctttttttttttatattaaaaatgtttgcgtTAGTACATAACACCGGACTTTAATTTACCATTTATAAATTTGAGTTTAAATAGTAAGttaccaaattatttttaattataagatgtTAACTTTCGTGAATGCagggaaataattaaaataagggtATACGAGTAACTGTTTATCTTATAACAGCGCCTTAATCAAACCAAAACTGCAtactactatttaaatttatgtcaagattgtaataaaattaatactattgtATACGCAAAATTAtagtgatattaatttaattaaaaagctctatgtttttaattattctctGACGGGGGTACGCGGGGCGGGCACCTGCGCGGGCGCCGGCAGTGGGCGGACAGCGGCGCGTCCTCCGCCCGCGCAGCGCCTTTGCTGTCAACGATACATACTAATAGATATTCCCatcaaatttttttatagcCCACTGTTTAGTTTATatctatttgtttattgttattataagaaCTTTTTCTTAATGaagaaagattattttataataaagttttcataaacTGAATCTGTTTCTAACAATTTGTTGTTtagattgttttgtttttaaataatttaataaacaaaactttttaaagtaACGAAAAATACAGTCCAACAAAGGCTGatctgtaattttaaaaatatattttgtaaaaatcaagatttttttcaaatatttatacaatttcagTTTAAGTTTACAGTTTTTGCAAACTTCGATGCAAAGCGTCGATGTCTCTCTTTTTAAAAATCGGGAATCACCTATTAATTTCTTACTAAATGAGATTTGaatgctttttttattcatcagatacaaataaaaaactatatcgATGAGACAACACGATAGCAATGGCCGtccataaatcaataaattgtgCAATAATGCATTGCGCGCAGCTGCGCCGGTCAGCCTACGAATTATCTAGAATGGGGGGGTAGCTCGCCCTAGTCTCGCCCTGCCCTGGAATCATCTCGAAAGAGAGGTGGTGGGGCAGCTCACAAATCAATACTCGACGCATCGAATTGCATATCGTAATAATGAACCGAGGCTTTGTcccaagaaaataaaaataaaaaataataatatttattattatttttatttaatctaattatatttttactaaaagtaaaaaaaaatgtttttttaatacttgttAGATACtaggtaatttttaatttattattttttcgttttgagatcagaatatatatatattttaaaatcatcattcgcaaaacaaataatgaaggacgatataaaatattcaatgttctTTGTCTCCGGAAAGACCTAGGTAAAGGTCAAACCTGAAAGTACCAACGTCAATAGTCCGGGGATGCAACGCGCAGGTCTTGCACCCATGATTTATCGCAACATCATCGAATGCAACTCGATGGAAACTCGAAcggaaatattgaaaaaaaactttctacgttaaaattatttgttcggAGAAGAAAATATACCTTTAACTATTTTACTAACTGACACAagtttatatactatttttatcaacaaattGACGATAGAGGTAGGTAACGCCAAAAACCTCTAATGCGCAGACTCGACTTGTTGCATCACCATTCTTAGAAcaagaataacattttttccGCACAAGTTATTATTACAGAGCAAAAGTCAGCAGCGAGCGGGTTATATGtacgcaaataaatatatatcacagaCAAAATAAATCACAAGGCTCATGACAAAGACACGCAcataacacataaatatatataaagatgtatAATAAAGCAACATAGAAATAAAAAGTCTTACACCATCAAAAAGGCAGCGTGAATGCGTCATAGCCGTGACGTGGATAGGGCGACGCGTGCCAAGGGTCACCTTTGCCGGTGAtgacgaaacaaaaataaatagctCGTAAATAAGTAGTTACAACGCAAAACATAATGTACAAAGATGATAGTAACATTTAACACTTACTTACACAGAGCAGAAATTGTAGTGTAGGAATAGAAAAAAGCGTCCATTTCATAATAATCAAAATCCGACTTACTTGTAGCCTGACCAAACTTGCTATTATTATGATCAACGCCACGGCAAGGTACATGCACTTGGTTTTGACTGAATATCTTTTTGGCCGGGACACTATTTTCCTAGATATGTACTCACCGGTTCGGATTCACCAGCGAAATGGGCTTCTGTGACCGTTTCCGGGGGATCGATAGAGGCAACGCATGCGCCCTAAGCGAATCTACGCAGGTGTATTCTGAATTTAAGTTAACTTTGACATTTAACATCCATTACTACGAGAaagttcatattaaattaataatttttcactttataaaacattatagttagcgaattattattgtaaaaaacaattaattataaggatattaataatacatctaATAATAAAGGTGTACGATCATTACATTAGCAGGGATTACtcatagatattattaaaacctttttttaatttccataaaataacaattagtaAACAGTTAATCAATCAAGTAGctgatttgtttaaataattattttccttatatgAATACTTCGATTCcactaaaatatgttatattatagtttaatgaGACTggaaaatgttatgtaaaatgtttaaattttaaaatcatataaggAATTCAAGTAACACTTATTGCGCTCAAGGAAATAAAAAGTGTAATTTCTTGgcaaagaacttaaaaataaaagatttcacTACACGTGGCTACCGGTTGCTTCAGAGGCGTATGGAGATATTTCTTGGCACGATACTCATAGTATTAATGGTGATATTCAAAAAAACTTTACTGTCAAAGTCGGGTCAAGAAAATTGAGagagtttaataaattaattaagtaattctAACTAAttcataagtattttattattttcgcttattggaaatatatatgtatataacaaaaatgttattttaacataatatatattgcaagTTTCCATTAAAATGTTAGAAAGCGTTTCAACATTGATCAATTTCCCCCTGCCCTTTATCGACATTGTGAACTCAAGGTTACAAGGTCAaggtgattttttttcattatcaaCGTCATACGTGAAGGAAACAATTAATCAATAACTTATACAtgactttaaaaaaaggaaCATACGTATCAATGTTTTTATCAATTGTTCCCCGAGGACACAAacttttgcaaatatttattttctgataaataaatgtcctttttattattttgaggaACATAACTTTGCCAAACTGTTAGCTTTTGACTTTCCGTATAAGATATAGgctttaattatatgaaaaacattttttgataattgtttttttttttttgctgaccATAGAAGTCCTTTTTCAAAATCGCGAACACACAGTTTTCTAAGGCATTATATCTGTAACAGATTCATCGGCTTTTCTGTTTCGTCAGTCTTTTATCGTCCCTATAATTTAAGACATATGTTCTTCTAcatactaaaaaacaaaaatctattGTTAAGTGTGTGATCAGACGAATTCTTGAAGACGATTTAACGGTAAAAAGAGATAATTATTTTGGAATGAGTTTCAATAGTAGAAAAACCTGTATTACGTAAATGATTTACAGTTTCAAACGCATCTGTTTCGTGATATAGTACCGATATCTCAACTATACAGCCTCGATATCACTCTGAAATCTCGTAGCAGTTTTCTTTGTTCGTACTATTGAAACGCTGTTGACGCCGGCACTGATTACGTTGTCACATCGCTTCTACATCGTAGCGAGATTGTAGCGAGGGAACTGcgaaatcgattttatttcgaTGCACTTAATATATGGCTGTTACTTTCTTGTTGATTGAAATTACGAGTGCACCTGTCTTCCTCGCACGATCCTATTCCATACGTTCATCTATAAAAGAGACGGCAGATATTTGAGGGACGAGATGCACACAATTGGCTGTTGCATCAGAGCCTGGATTTTATTGATTTCTCTAGGTAacagttatttatatgtagCATATCTGTATCACGCGACTGGGACCTTTCCACGGTGTTTTGCTATTCTTAGTTTGATATTTAATGTCAGAGTTCATATCTTTCCACATAATTCATAAATTGTAATGATTATTACCTAAAGTCTTGGTTTTTAAAAGGCAAATCGAGCACGAGGAACTTTATAGTAAAGCCAAAAACGTTTCACACAACCAAGAATGTGTATTCGACAATTATCGATAGGAGATGAAAAGTAGAAGACGCGCTTGCACAGCGCAAGAAAattagtaaaaagacaaaagagtaataatataagttttagtaCACCATATCTATCAAAtctctacatatatatttaattcatgtaTTAGAATATACTTTTTTGATGGTTATTTTCTAATGTCTCCTAAATCTCCCCATagccaaataatattttatggtttcCTCACCTGGAGGAGGAGTTACGGCTTATTTTACCACGTTGGTGATATGCTacgatatacataaattaatgagAAGAACTGAGCATTAGTACGGAACCTGTAATGACACAAccattaacaaaacaaaaactaatcCTAAATGATTATTCTACAAGTATTTGCTCGATACTCAGCGAGGCAGTACTGTAATCCAATGCTCAAAATCGAATCTTAGATTGTTACATTACAAGCGAGACTGCCGTCACCGGCAACaatttgtaataatgtattaGTACCAGACCAAtcatggaaaaaaaataaaaaaatggtgtcTACTAAACTCTTAAGAACCAATAAAACGAACCAAAAAAATCCGTAACAGCAGACTGACCTTCTCTCGACCCTCTTTATTCTTAGAGTATTTACAATATCTTATTTTGGGTCGTCAGTCAACATTCGAATAACAAGTAAAATTCTCGACTACCATCATGTGGTACTAGATTCAGCCCACGACTTGCCTCTCATAAAGGGGTCAGGTGTCGTCAGGTACCCTTTTTCTGTATTCAAAATTTCATGCTAATCGGTTAAGTAGTTAAAACGTTgtgcgtaacaaacaaacatttatcaaaacaatcaaaatatactttattcaagtaggcttttacacacacttttgaatcattattttacagaactattaagtgaagctacatcggttaggaatgtagattctaacccGAAAaactgtattgaataatatacttttataactaatgtattttttacaaattatttgaatttatgaatcgtctAAGTTATCTGCGGAATTTCAGTATAGAAACGGACACCTTGCCTCGAGAGGGTTTTATTgcctttgcggagtcggaaacttggcgatATAAGCTTATCTTTAAGTCTCGTAtgcatacaatgattatcactgttATTACTGGTTCTATCAAAGTGGTCAATgttactgtatataatattatttgtgtgtATAACCCTTAACTTGTCCCAATTTACATTTGCCGcagtatttattcttattagaTTAATCtcttttcaaaaacatttatttgaaccctttttagttaaaacaaaatcaaaatatattttaatcgagTAGAATCATTTCAATTCTTTTacagttacattaaaaataaagctcCCTTCttctcaaattatatattatcaaagacaattaaatttataattgtgtcctGAATGGAAATCAACGACTACGAACTAtacgtttttttaaacttgTAGGACCTGGGAGATATCTATCGCCTCCAACGCCTGTTGTCAAAGAGTAGGGTACTAATTAGCTGATTCATATTCTCCCCAGAGCATAAGAAACGCTGTTAAGACAGTTGTCACCATTCAAAATGATCTAACTAGTCATCGTCagatcatttttaatctgtatattttttttaccatataCTATCTTACCTAATATATAGCTTTACCCTATactcaaaattattttgtatataaattgtgctgttattttatttaattattatcagttaAACGCcatctataatttattacaaaaactaaCTACCTGGGGACAATGGAACTAACGGATAATACAGACCCGTGAGCAAGTAGTCTGAAAGATTAGCAAGAGATGGCGCTAGTTTTGAAGTCGATGTTTTGTAATCAAGACGTTCAAAAACTTATCAGGCGCTTAGAAATATTACGCTAACTAAACCATAGAACGAAAAAGAAATGAATCCGATAATAGTCTGCCATTCAATTATCAATCagcgcgcattggagcagcatgataGAATATACCTTCTCCTTCATAGGAAAGGAGaactt is part of the Vanessa tameamea isolate UH-Manoa-2023 chromosome 10, ilVanTame1 primary haplotype, whole genome shotgun sequence genome and encodes:
- the LOC113392777 gene encoding neuroendocrine protein 7B2 isoform X1; translated protein: MDAFFYSYTTISALCKYAMGPQGVLVMAISIVGAMAFIPHGSIGEKEHMLTEALLREVVERMGKDLNDAASTYLDFPSNERHLALMSRANKDLENEQLDYDSLIDGNPNPSLRDQEYLQHSSLWGHQYVTGGAGEGDQRLRPSGLVPNRQMIKTDAVLPAYCNPPNPCPVGYTEEQGCITDFENTAAFSREYQLSQRCMCDGEHMFSCPPEPPSEYEMRFPDHHKNLVAKKYKDDVENPYLLGARLPIAAKKGFDVHIY
- the LOC113392777 gene encoding neuroendocrine protein 7B2 isoform X2, with amino-acid sequence MVYAMGPQGVLVMAISIVGAMAFIPHGSIGEKEHMLTEALLREVVERMGKDLNDAASTYLDFPSNERHLALMSRANKDLENEQLDYDSLIDGNPNPSLRDQEYLQHSSLWGHQYVTGGAGEGDQRLRPSGLVPNRQMIKTDAVLPAYCNPPNPCPVGYTEEQGCITDFENTAAFSREYQLSQRCMCDGEHMFSCPPEPPSEYEMRFPDHHKNLVAKKYKDDVENPYLLGARLPIAAKKGFDVHIY
- the LOC113392777 gene encoding neuroendocrine protein 7B2 isoform X3; translation: MGPQGVLVMAISIVGAMAFIPHGSIGEKEHMLTEALLREVVERMGKDLNDAASTYLDFPSNERHLALMSRANKDLENEQLDYDSLIDGNPNPSLRDQEYLQHSSLWGHQYVTGGAGEGDQRLRPSGLVPNRQMIKTDAVLPAYCNPPNPCPVGYTEEQGCITDFENTAAFSREYQLSQRCMCDGEHMFSCPPEPPSEYEMRFPDHHKNLVAKKYKDDVENPYLLGARLPIAAKKGFDVHIY